The proteins below are encoded in one region of Clostridium sp. 'White wine YQ':
- a CDS encoding acetyl-CoA C-acetyltransferase, giving the protein MKDVVIVSAVRTAIGAYGKTLKDVPAVDLGAIVIKEAVKRAGINPKDVNEVIFGNVLQAGLGQNPARQAAIKGGLPVEVPALTINKVCGSGLRSISLAAQIIKSGDADIIIAGGMENMSRAPYLAENARWGYRMGHSELVDEMIRDGLWDAFNDYHMGVTAENVAERWNVSRKEQDEFSLLSQQKAEKAIKEGRFKDEIVPVVIKTKKGEIVFDTDEFPRFGNSMEALNKLKPIFKVDGSVTAGNASGINDGAAALVIMSAEKAKELKLKPLAKISGYDSAGLDPSIMGYGAFHATKGVLDKLNLKSEDLDLVEANEAYASQSIAIAKDLNLDLSRVNVNGGAIALGHPIGASGARIVVTLLHEMQKRDAKRGLATLCIGGGQGTALVVERD; this is encoded by the coding sequence ATGAAGGATGTAGTAATAGTAAGCGCAGTAAGAACTGCAATAGGAGCTTATGGTAAAACTTTAAAAGATGTACCTGCAGTAGATTTAGGAGCCATAGTAATAAAAGAAGCTGTGAAAAGAGCAGGAATTAATCCTAAAGATGTTAATGAAGTGATTTTTGGGAATGTTCTTCAAGCAGGACTAGGACAAAATCCAGCTAGACAAGCAGCCATAAAAGGTGGATTACCAGTAGAAGTACCAGCATTAACAATTAATAAAGTTTGTGGTTCAGGCTTAAGAAGTATAAGTTTAGCAGCTCAGATTATTAAGTCAGGAGATGCTGATATAATTATTGCTGGTGGAATGGAGAATATGTCAAGAGCGCCATATTTAGCTGAGAATGCTAGATGGGGCTATAGAATGGGACACTCAGAGTTAGTTGATGAAATGATAAGAGATGGGTTATGGGATGCCTTCAATGATTATCATATGGGGGTAACTGCTGAAAATGTAGCAGAAAGATGGAATGTTTCAAGAAAGGAGCAAGATGAGTTCTCTCTTTTATCTCAACAAAAAGCAGAAAAAGCCATAAAAGAAGGACGTTTCAAAGACGAAATAGTTCCAGTAGTTATCAAGACAAAAAAGGGAGAAATTGTTTTTGATACTGATGAATTCCCAAGGTTCGGAAATAGCATGGAAGCACTGAATAAATTAAAACCAATATTTAAAGTAGATGGAAGTGTTACTGCAGGAAATGCATCAGGAATAAATGATGGAGCAGCAGCATTAGTAATAATGAGTGCTGAAAAGGCAAAGGAACTAAAGTTAAAGCCTCTTGCTAAAATAAGTGGATATGATTCAGCAGGTTTAGATCCTTCTATAATGGGATATGGAGCATTTCATGCTACAAAAGGTGTACTAGATAAGTTGAATTTAAAGTCTGAGGACTTAGATTTAGTTGAAGCAAATGAAGCATATGCATCACAAAGTATAGCAATAGCTAAAGATTTGAATTTAGATTTGAGCAGGGTAAATGTTAACGGAGGAGCTATTGCTCTTGGTCATCCAATAGGTGCTTCAGGTGCTAGAATAGTGGTTACATTACTGCATGAAATGCAAAAAAGAGATGCAAAAAGAGGGCTAGCTACCTTATGTATAGGCGGAGGACAAGGAACTGCATTGGTGGTTGAAAGAGATTAA
- a CDS encoding 4Fe-4S binding protein produces MKEAIRNYIKSLGVDDVGFAAVADYVSPNTPKIESFFPKAKSMIVMAYRELSTCESLDPQLAMNGRLDKKDVMRADAYKICHYLEDEFNAKLVSIPESFPRGGTSAVSLRHAAVAAGLGNFGRHNLVIHPEFGTRVTFTAIVTNLELESDEKIEENFCNNCGICVKNCPAKALDEEGKTDIFKCMKSSQPFSFIAYLSFLDKYIEADKEKRQAMAMEFFPYYQANAFITQYYCFNCLKLCPARRRSK; encoded by the coding sequence ATGAAGGAAGCAATAAGAAATTATATTAAAAGTCTAGGAGTCGATGATGTAGGTTTTGCAGCAGTCGCCGATTATGTAAGTCCCAACACGCCAAAGATAGAATCTTTTTTCCCTAAAGCAAAGTCCATGATAGTAATGGCTTATAGAGAATTATCCACTTGCGAAAGCTTGGATCCGCAACTAGCAATGAATGGGAGACTAGATAAAAAGGATGTAATGAGAGCTGATGCATATAAAATATGTCATTATTTAGAGGATGAGTTCAATGCAAAGCTTGTATCTATCCCAGAATCCTTTCCTAGGGGAGGGACCTCAGCAGTGTCTCTTAGACATGCAGCAGTAGCAGCTGGACTAGGAAACTTCGGAAGGCATAACCTTGTGATTCATCCAGAGTTTGGCACTAGAGTTACATTTACAGCAATAGTTACAAATTTAGAATTAGAATCAGATGAAAAAATAGAAGAAAACTTTTGCAATAATTGTGGAATATGTGTAAAGAATTGCCCAGCTAAAGCCTTAGATGAAGAAGGAAAAACTGATATTTTTAAATGTATGAAGTCATCTCAACCATTTTCATTTATAGCTTATCTATCTTTTTTAGATAAATATATAGAAGCTGATAAAGAGAAGAGACAAGCTATGGCTATGGAATTTTTCCCTTATTATCAAGCGAATGCCTTTATAACACAATATTATTGTTTTAATTGTCTTAAACTTTGCCCAGCGCGTAGAAGAAGTAAGTAG
- a CDS encoding TetR/AcrR family transcriptional regulator codes for MAKNTKGEQSKNKLIECAAELFMKNGYNATGINDILALAELPKGSFYFHFSSKKNLAIEVSYYFDRKINEWIIATSKGKKWDEFITELIQQMISGAEQNKHYGCPFAVLGLEIAFSEPDISEYYNKSIKKLISAFKDIFEFSGIESDASEEIAHKVFAIYEGYLVYYRISKDVDVLKRMLKDLINVYINYKEVKV; via the coding sequence ATGGCTAAAAATACAAAAGGGGAACAATCTAAGAATAAATTAATTGAATGTGCTGCTGAGCTATTTATGAAAAATGGATATAATGCAACAGGGATTAATGATATCTTAGCCCTAGCTGAATTACCTAAGGGATCATTTTACTTTCACTTTTCTAGCAAAAAGAACTTGGCAATAGAAGTTTCTTATTATTTTGATAGAAAAATAAATGAATGGATTATAGCAACTTCTAAAGGAAAGAAGTGGGATGAATTTATAACAGAACTAATACAACAAATGATAAGTGGTGCGGAACAAAATAAGCATTATGGATGTCCTTTTGCAGTATTAGGGTTAGAGATAGCATTTTCAGAACCAGATATCTCAGAATATTATAATAAGTCAATAAAAAAGTTAATTAGTGCTTTTAAAGATATATTTGAATTTTCTGGTATTGAGTCAGATGCCTCCGAAGAAATTGCTCATAAAGTTTTCGCAATTTATGAAGGATATTTAGTTTATTACAGAATAAGCAAAGATGTAGATGTTTTAAAAAGAATGCTAAAAGATTTAATTAATGTATACATAAATTATAAAGAGGTGAAGGTATGA
- a CDS encoding TetR/AcrR family transcriptional regulator: MDKILQVAKVLFCEHGFDGTSVRDITSSLNITPGALYAHFKSKQELLFALLSNIWDDFIDCIQEAINNHRYDSVESQLYNVYAFYVNYDRQAHCNSKLLLRNFMFPPYNLKEKINHISTEKYSQVIEKVKPILITGIKQDILKDYDLDKHIDLFNTLIKSLAIDIISSNGTQSLEYFNKYWNPYWKEVTKNY, translated from the coding sequence TTGGATAAAATACTACAAGTCGCAAAAGTACTTTTCTGTGAACATGGCTTTGATGGCACTTCTGTCAGGGATATTACTAGCTCATTAAATATAACACCTGGTGCTTTATACGCTCACTTTAAATCAAAACAAGAGCTTCTTTTTGCGCTATTATCAAATATTTGGGATGACTTTATTGATTGTATACAAGAGGCTATTAACAATCATCGATATGACTCTGTAGAATCCCAACTTTATAATGTATATGCTTTTTATGTAAATTATGATAGACAAGCTCACTGCAATTCAAAACTTTTATTGCGTAACTTCATGTTCCCCCCCTATAACTTAAAGGAGAAAATTAATCACATTTCTACAGAAAAATATTCTCAAGTTATAGAAAAGGTAAAGCCTATATTAATAACTGGTATTAAACAAGATATTCTAAAAGATTATGATTTAGACAAACATATTGATCTTTTTAACACACTAATTAAATCTCTTGCTATTGATATAATCAGTTCCAATGGTACTCAAAGTTTGGAGTACTTTAATAAATACTGGAATCCATATTGGAAAGAAGTAACTAAGAATTATTAG